From the Clostridium cagae genome, the window TGTTAAAATCAATATTAAAGTATCAAAAGTCATTTCAAAAGTTAATAAATGATTTAAAAGTTAATAAGAAAGTTTTAGCTATATTTGCTTTTGGAAGTATAGTAAGTGGAGATTTATGGGATGAGTCTGACATAGATTTATTTGTTTTATATAAAGATAATTTCAATGAAATTAGGGATGTATATTCGGAAATATTAGGAATAGATGTTCATATGAAATTATTAAGCAAAGAGAGTTTTTTAAATTTATATAAAAGTGATGGAAAAAAAGGTTTTGCAAGAAATATATTATTATCTTCTAAAATTGTATTTTCAAGAGATGATGAGATAACCTCAACTTTTAATGAAGCAAGATATAGTTTAGATAAACATATTGAAAAATGGAATTTAGTTTATTTAGGGAAACTAATGAAAGATCTTAGAGTAACTAAAAAATATTTACATAATGATAGCGTGTTTACTTCATATGAAATTTTAATAAGGGCTTTGGATAGTTTTTCAAAATTATATTTAAATTTAAATGGGTATACAGTGAGTAAGGATGCAGTTAGAATGGCAACAAATTTAAATGATGATTTTAATAATATTATAAATGATTTATTTTATGAGCCAATGTCAAAAGAAAATATAGAAAGCACATTAGTGTATATCGAAAGATTTTTAGAGTTAAACATAGTTGCATCAACTAAAGCTTTATTGGAATTTCTAAATGAAAAAAGAACTTTTCTAAGTTCGTATGAAATAAAAAATGATGTGAGATTTAAGGAATTTGATATAAAAATAGAAGATATATTAAAGGAATTACTAAAGAGAAATTTAGTAAAAAAAGATATAAGAAAGTTAGATATAGAAGATAGTAAAAAATTAATCAATGAGAATGTATATTCATGCAAAAATTATAATTTTTAGATTTATAGAGGGTTTTGATAATGGGAGAATATATTAAATTATATAAAGAAATAAAATTTGAAGATGAGATACCTAAGTATATACAAATATCTAACTTTACAAAAAGTTTAATAGAGAAAAAAGTAATAAAAGATAAGGAAAAATTGCCTACAATAAGGGAGCTAGCAAAGGCTCTAGAGGTTAATTCAGTCACTATTGTTAATGCATATAATAAACTAAAAGCTGAGGGATATGCTTATCAAAAAGTTGGTAGTGGGACGTATGCAAAAGTAAAGGAGTTCCCTAATATATTTAGAAGAGAATATTTAAATACATTAAAAAAATTAAGAATAGATGAATTACATAACATAGTTGATTTTACAGGGGAAACTAATACCGAGGTATTATTTCCAATAGAAGATTTAAAAAAAATCATAGATAAAGTTTTAGATAGAGATGGTGCCAATGCACTTATATCTAATAATTCATATGGTTATAAGAATCTAATATCAACAATAAATAATGTTTTTTGGGACAATCAATTAAATGAAGAAGATATACTTATTGTATCTGGTGCTCAACAAGGTATAGATATAGTTTCAAAAGGAATTTTAAATATAAATGATAATGTAGTAGTAGAAAAACCTACTTATGGAGGTGCATTATCTGTATTTAAGTGGAAAAAAGCTAATATTTTTGAAGTACCAATAAAAGAAGATGGAATAGACTTAGATAAATTTGAGAAAATACTCCAAAAAAATAATATAAGATGTTTTTATACTATGAGTTATTTTCAAAATCCGACAGGAGTTAGTTACAGTCTAGAAAAGAAAAAAAGAATTTTAGAATTAGCAGAAATATATGATTTTTATATAATGGAGGATGACTATTTGTCTGAACTTATATATGAAAAATCAATAGAATACATTCCTTTTAAATGGTTAGATAGAAATGAAAGAGTTATTTATATAAAAAGTTTTTCTAAAATATTTTTACCTGGAATAAGACTAGGGTATTTAGTTGCGCCTGAAATTTTTAGAGAAAGTCTTCAAAATTCAAAATTTAATACAGACATAACTACTTCAAGTTTAATGCAAAGAGCTTTAGATATATATATATATGAATCTAAGTGGAAAGAAAATATTAAAGCTTTAAATATTGAATACAGCAAAAGATATAATATAATGCAGAAAATATTGGATAATGATTTTAGGGATTTGGTAAGTTATATTGATCCTAGAGGTGGGTTAAACTTTTATCTAACATTAAAGGATAGTAAAATAAATTCTAAAGAGCTATTTTTAAGATTGAGAAAAAAAAGTGTATATATAACTCCAGGAATAATGTTTTTCACATCTCATAATGACGGAAAAAATACATTTAGAATAGGGTTTTATCAAACTGATGAAGATAAAATAATAAAAGGACTAAACATTTTAAGAGAGGAGTTGATTAAATGTCATATATAACTATAAGAAATTTTGGTGAAGACAGATTTGAAGAAAAAAAATCTGAATTTATAGGATATGCAAAACGTGTGGAAAGCGAAGAAGAAGCTAAAGCCTTTGTTAATGAAATAAAAAATATGCACAAACAAGCAAGACATAATTGCTGGGCATATGTTATAGGTAAAAATATGAATATTCAAAGATATTCTGATGATGGTGAACCACAGGGAACAGCAGGAATACCAATATTAGAAGTTATGAAAAAGAGCGGTATAACTGATTGTGCTGTAGTAGTAACAAGATATTTTGGTGGAGTTTTGCTTGGAACAGGGGCACTTACTAGGGCTTATACTAAAGGTGCAAGTATATCAATAAAATCTGCAGGAATTGTTGAAAAAGTTGTTGGGTTAAAACTAACTCTAGAAATGGAGTATGATTTATTTGGTAAGGTTCAATATATATGTGCACAAAACTTATGGCATATAGAAGAAACTGAATATACGGATAAAGTTATTGTTCACATACTAGTTGAAAAAGATATTATAGAAAATATGGAAAAAGAAATGATAGAATGTAGCAGTGGGAAAATAATAATATCTAAGAGTGATGAAGAAATTTATTTTAAAGAAGAAAATAGATTATATAAGTGCATTTAATTTACATATTATAGCAATTGCTTGAATAGCAATCATTGTTATGATATAATTTTTGGTGATTTTTATATTAAAATAAAGGTAGATTAATTATATTATTGTAATTGAAAATCTATATTAATAATTAATTTTTATTTAGATTTATTAATACAATTTATATACTTAAATTAAAGTAAGGAGGAAAACAATATGTCAGGACACTCAAAGTGGCATAATATTCAAGCTAAGAAGGGTAAAACAGATGCAAAAAGAGGTAAAATCTTTACTAAAATAGGTAAAGAATTAATGGTAGCTGTTAAAAATGGTGGACCTAGTCCAGAAACAAATAATAGATTAAGAGATATTATTGCAAAAGCAAAAGCAGCGAACATGCCTAATGATACAATAACAAGATCAATTAAAAAGGCGTCAGGTGAATTAGGATCAGTTAATTATGAAAACATAATTTATGAAGGTTATGGCCCTAGTGGAGTAGCTGTAATTGTTGAAACACTTACTGATAATAAAAATAGATCAGCTGGTAATGTAAGAAGTGCGTTCACAAAAGGTGGCGGAAACATGGGAACACAAGGTTGTGTAGGATTTATGTTCCAAGAAAAAGGTGAAATGGTAATTGAAAAAGCTGACAAAGACGAAGATGAAATGATGATGCTTGCATTAGATGCAGGTGCTGAAGATTTCAACGCTGATGAAGATGAAGTATTTGTAGTTACTACAACTCCAGAAGACTTTGGAACAGTTAGAGAAGCTTTAGAAGCAGAAGGAATTGAGTTCTTAGAAGCAGATGTTAAAATGATTCCAGATACATACACAGCAATAGATGAAGCAGATGCCAAGAAGTTCCAAAAGATGTTAGATTTACTTGAAGATGATGAAGATGTTCAAGAAGTTTACCACAACGCTGAGTTCCCAGAAGGTTGGGAAGAATAGGACTTATTTAGACACTCTTGCACAATTAAATTAATACTTTTATGATGTATATTTGTTAAGACACTTTTTGTTAGATACCTAACAGGAGGTGTCTTTTTTATGCAATTAAAACGACTTTTAGAAGAGTTTATTTTAGAATACTGTATTTTAAAGGTATGATGAGCACCACTAAAGAATAAAAAATAATCATATTCCCACCATTATTCCTGAACTGCGTTTGGAAAGGGTGCATGGCTAAAAAAATCGATGGCTCCAAAGCCGTCTTAGCGATTTTGTTCTAATAAAGTGCTAAGTAATATTACATTGAAATAAGAACACCTTTAATATCAACAAGAATTCATATTGATATTAAAGGTGCTTTTTTATTAAAAGTTAGGTTATATTTTAGAAAACTAATTTGCTAATGCGAGGTAAGTTGTCTTGAAAATTGAAATTTATGATTATAAAGGGATCTTTAAGTTAGTAATTTCTTTATATTGATTACTATATAAACCAATTGTTAAAATATCAACTATTTACTAGCTACTAACTCAAGAACTAAATTTTTATCTACTAACAGATTACTGCAATCAATTTTATCAGGTCTTATAAGTAATGATGCACTTTTAAGATAGATGCATCCATCTATTACTTTACTAGAGTCAACTTCTTTAGTTGAATCCTCTTCATAAACTTCTTCTAATTCCTCATACTTCGTTAATACAACTAATCGTCTACAAGCATCATCATATTGATCAAATATGTTAAAAAAACTATTGTATGTATCAAAAGATTTTATTGATGTAACTACCTTTAAATATAAATTATATTCTTTAGCAGCATCTAATGCATTAATAAAATTTTTTCTCATATAAAATTATCCCCTTTTTATTATTTATATTTTTACAAATACATAAGACATTATATCATATAGCATTATAAAAATATTAAAAATACTATATAGAAATTGCTATAAACAAGTTATATTTAATGTTTTTAGCATACATATAAAGTAATATATAACATAAAAAATAGTGATTTTAATAAAGTGATGCTTTCCATTAAGAATAAAAATAGTATATTGATAAGATGATTTTTTCAATTGATAAAATTCTTATAAATAAGATGTTTGCTAATTTTGTAAGTACTTTTTACAACAAAATATTTTTCTTAATATTGAGTCTGTTACAAATTATTTTAGAAAAAGTGGAAAAAATTTAAAAAGTAGTAGTAATTAAAATTAAAATATAGTAAAATGTACAATATCATAAGATTAAGAATAGCTAAACTAAAAGTTAAGTATTTGTAAGAATTTCTAAAAAAACACACAATTTTTTAATCTTTTTATATGTGCTTACTTAAAAATAAAAGACTATAATTAATCAAAGAATAAAGTGTTATTTTTATAGAGAAAGGTTGTGATGTTAGGGTTGGAAAACAAGCTGAAATTATACGGCTTTAACAACCTCACCAAAACACTTAGCTTTAACATCTATGATGTATGCTATGCAAAAAGTGAGCGAGAGCAAAAGGACTATATTGCTTATATTGATGAGCAATACAATTCAGAAAGACTTACAAATATATTGTGTGATGTAACGAAGATGATAGGTGCTCATGTGCTTAATATCTCAAAACAAGATTATGATCCACAAGGTGCTAGTGTAACGATACTCATATCAGAAGAGACATTAGCAGTAAAAGAAATAGATAAATCGTGTAATCTTGGACAAATTGATATTTTAAATACAAGAGATACTATTGTAGGGCATTTGGATAAAAGTCATGTAACGGTACACACTTATCCAGAATATCACCCAGATAATTCAATTGCTACTTTTCGTGTAGATATTGATGTATCTACTTGTGGAGAAGTTTCTCCATTAAATGCATTAAATTATCTTATTGGAAGCTTTGATTCAGATATTATAACTATTGATTATCGTGTTAGAGGTTTTACACGAGATGTTGATGGAAAAAAGCTATTTATAGACCATAAGATAACATCAATACAGGATTACATTGATGAAAACACTTTAAAGAGATATGATGCTATGGATATAAATGTATATCAATCAAATATATTTCATACAAAAATGTTAATAAAAGAAATTGAACTTCAAAATTATCTTTTTAATAGAGATGTGTACGAAATTAAGCCTAAACAAAGGCTTGAAATTGAAAATAATTTGCGCAAAGAGATGATAGAGATATTCAGTGGAACTAATATATATTAATGAGGGGGATGAGAAGATGAAAGATAAGGAATCTCACTCAAAAGCTCCTATTTATGAAGCTTTGATGAAGTATAAAAAAGCGAGAGTCGTACCTTTTGATGTACCAGGACATAAGCAAGGAAGAGGAAATCCAATGCTTAAAGAATTTTTAGGAGAACAGTGCCTTTCGGTTGATGTAAATTCGATGAAACCACTAGACAATCTTTGTCATCCTGTATCAGTTATAAAAGAAGCTGAATGCCTTGCTGCAGATGCTTTTGGTTCTAAACATGCTTTTTTTATGGTAAATGGGACTACTTCAGCTGTACAAGCTATGGTAATGAGTGTTTGTAAAAGAGATGAAAAGGTTATAATGCCTCGTAATGTTCATAGAAGTGCAATAAATGCGTTGGTGATTAGTGGTGCTATACCAGTTTATATAGATCCAGGTGTTAACAAAAAATTAGGTATACCACTTGGAATGTCTGTTGAAGATGTAAAAATAGCAATTAAAAAAAATCCAGATGCTAAAGCTGTACTTGTAAACAATCCAACTTATTATGGGATTTGTTCTAATTTAAAAGAGATTACTAAATTAGCTCATGAACATGGAATGTATGTTTTGGTAGATGAAGCACATGGAACCCATTTTTATTTTGGAGAAGATATGCCTATATCAGCAATAGAAGCTGGGGCAGATATGGCCGCAGTTAGTATGCATAAAACAGGCGGTTCATTAACACAAAGTTCATTTTTACTTTTGAATTGTGATTTAAGGGTTGGATATGTCAGGCAAATAATTAATTTAACTCAAACAACAAGTGGCTCATATCTTTTAATGTCGTCATTGGATTTAGCAAGAAGAGACCTTGTACTTAATGGAAAAGAAATTTTTGAAAAGGTAAAAAACCTTGCTCAGTATGCTAGAGATGAAATAAATAAGATAAATGGATATTATGCTTTTTCAGAAGAACTTATAGATAAGGATACTGTTTTTGATTTCGATAGAACAAAATTAGCCATATTTACTAGAGATATAGGACTTGCAGGTATAGAAGTATATGACATTTTAAGAGACGAGTATGGAATACAAATAGAACTCGGAGATATTGCTAATATACTTGCAATTATATCTGTTGGAGATGGGGCTTTAACTATAGAACGATTAATCTCAGCATTATCAGAAATTAAGAGATTACATTCAAAAGATAAATCAGGTATGTTTGACCATGAATATATAAATCCTGAAGTTATACTTACGCCTCAAGAAGCTTTTTATTCTTCAAAAGTTTCTATGCCTATTAATGAAAGTACTGGGAACGTATGTGCTGAATTCGTTATGTGTTATCCACCAGGAATTCCTATTCTTGCACCAGGTGAAAAAATAACTAAAGAAATTTTGAATTATATAAGTTATGCAAAAGAAAAAGGCTGTTTTTTAACTGGAACAGAAGATGCAAAAATTGAAAATATTAATGTTGTGGAGGCAGATTAATGGAATTATGGTATACAGAAAAACATACTGAAGATGTAAAATTCTCCATTAAAGTTGATAGAGAATTATATACTGAACAAAGTAAATTTCAACGAATTGATATTTTAGAATCTAAAGAATTTGGAAAGTTCTTCACTCTAGATGGATTAATGATGGTAACTGAAAAGGATGAATTTATTTACCATGACATGATAGTGCATGTTCCTATGGCAACTAACCCTAATATAAAAAATGTTTTGGTTATTGGTGCTGGTGATGGTGGAACTATAAGAGAACTTACAAGGTATAAGACTATAGAAAAGATTGACATGGTTGAAATAGATGAGAGAGTTGTTGAAGTATGCAAAAAATACCTACCTAAAACAGCAGGCAAGCTTGAAGAAGAAAGGGTAAATATTGTATATGAGGATGGATTGAAATTTGTTCGTAATAAAGAAAATGAGTATGACTTAATAATAGTAGATTCAACTGATCCATTTGGACCAGGAGAAGGTTTATTTACTAAAGAGTTTTATGGCAATTGCTATAAAGCATTAAGTGAAGATGGAATATTAGTTAATCAACATGAAAGTCCATATTATGAGTATTATGCAAAATCAATGAAAGATGCTCATGAAAAAATACAAGGATTATTTAAAATAAATAAGGTTTATCAAGCGCATATTCCAACTTATCCATCAGGGCATTGGTTATTTGGATTTGCTTCTAAAAAGTATGATCCAATTAAAGATCTTAATGCAGAAGCTTGGAATAGTTTAGGATTAAAAACAAAATATTATAATACAGATTTACATGTGGGGTGTTTTGCACTACCTACTTATGTAATAGACATGCTTAATGAAAATAAAGAATAGATATAAAGATATAGAAAAAATATGGTTACATAAATGAAGTGGAGGAATGAAAAATGGGAAAAGCTTTAATTATTGGTGCAGGTGGAGTTGCTAGCGTTGCAATTCATAAATGTTGTCAAAATTCTGATGTGTTTGAAGAAATATGTATTGCAAGCAGAACATTATCAAAATGTGATGCTTTAAAAGCTAAACTAGATGGTGGAAAAACAAAAATACAAACAGCTAAGGTAGATGCAGACAATGTAGATGAGTTAATTGAACTTATAGAAAAGTTTAACCCAGATGTTGTAATAAATCTTGCCCTTCCATATCAAGATTTAACTATTATGGATGC encodes:
- a CDS encoding nucleotidyltransferase domain-containing protein — protein: MLKSILKYQKSFQKLINDLKVNKKVLAIFAFGSIVSGDLWDESDIDLFVLYKDNFNEIRDVYSEILGIDVHMKLLSKESFLNLYKSDGKKGFARNILLSSKIVFSRDDEITSTFNEARYSLDKHIEKWNLVYLGKLMKDLRVTKKYLHNDSVFTSYEILIRALDSFSKLYLNLNGYTVSKDAVRMATNLNDDFNNIINDLFYEPMSKENIESTLVYIERFLELNIVASTKALLEFLNEKRTFLSSYEIKNDVRFKEFDIKIEDILKELLKRNLVKKDIRKLDIEDSKKLINENVYSCKNYNF
- a CDS encoding aminotransferase-like domain-containing protein, with translation MGEYIKLYKEIKFEDEIPKYIQISNFTKSLIEKKVIKDKEKLPTIRELAKALEVNSVTIVNAYNKLKAEGYAYQKVGSGTYAKVKEFPNIFRREYLNTLKKLRIDELHNIVDFTGETNTEVLFPIEDLKKIIDKVLDRDGANALISNNSYGYKNLISTINNVFWDNQLNEEDILIVSGAQQGIDIVSKGILNINDNVVVEKPTYGGALSVFKWKKANIFEVPIKEDGIDLDKFEKILQKNNIRCFYTMSYFQNPTGVSYSLEKKKRILELAEIYDFYIMEDDYLSELIYEKSIEYIPFKWLDRNERVIYIKSFSKIFLPGIRLGYLVAPEIFRESLQNSKFNTDITTSSLMQRALDIYIYESKWKENIKALNIEYSKRYNIMQKILDNDFRDLVSYIDPRGGLNFYLTLKDSKINSKELFLRLRKKSVYITPGIMFFTSHNDGKNTFRIGFYQTDEDKIIKGLNILREELIKCHI
- a CDS encoding YigZ family protein, which encodes MSYITIRNFGEDRFEEKKSEFIGYAKRVESEEEAKAFVNEIKNMHKQARHNCWAYVIGKNMNIQRYSDDGEPQGTAGIPILEVMKKSGITDCAVVVTRYFGGVLLGTGALTRAYTKGASISIKSAGIVEKVVGLKLTLEMEYDLFGKVQYICAQNLWHIEETEYTDKVIVHILVEKDIIENMEKEMIECSSGKIIISKSDEEIYFKEENRLYKCI
- a CDS encoding YebC/PmpR family DNA-binding transcriptional regulator codes for the protein MSGHSKWHNIQAKKGKTDAKRGKIFTKIGKELMVAVKNGGPSPETNNRLRDIIAKAKAANMPNDTITRSIKKASGELGSVNYENIIYEGYGPSGVAVIVETLTDNKNRSAGNVRSAFTKGGGNMGTQGCVGFMFQEKGEMVIEKADKDEDEMMMLALDAGAEDFNADEDEVFVVTTTPEDFGTVREALEAEGIEFLEADVKMIPDTYTAIDEADAKKFQKMLDLLEDDEDVQEVYHNAEFPEGWEE
- the speD gene encoding adenosylmethionine decarboxylase gives rise to the protein MMLGLENKLKLYGFNNLTKTLSFNIYDVCYAKSEREQKDYIAYIDEQYNSERLTNILCDVTKMIGAHVLNISKQDYDPQGASVTILISEETLAVKEIDKSCNLGQIDILNTRDTIVGHLDKSHVTVHTYPEYHPDNSIATFRVDIDVSTCGEVSPLNALNYLIGSFDSDIITIDYRVRGFTRDVDGKKLFIDHKITSIQDYIDENTLKRYDAMDINVYQSNIFHTKMLIKEIELQNYLFNRDVYEIKPKQRLEIENNLRKEMIEIFSGTNIY
- a CDS encoding aminotransferase class I/II-fold pyridoxal phosphate-dependent enzyme, producing MKDKESHSKAPIYEALMKYKKARVVPFDVPGHKQGRGNPMLKEFLGEQCLSVDVNSMKPLDNLCHPVSVIKEAECLAADAFGSKHAFFMVNGTTSAVQAMVMSVCKRDEKVIMPRNVHRSAINALVISGAIPVYIDPGVNKKLGIPLGMSVEDVKIAIKKNPDAKAVLVNNPTYYGICSNLKEITKLAHEHGMYVLVDEAHGTHFYFGEDMPISAIEAGADMAAVSMHKTGGSLTQSSFLLLNCDLRVGYVRQIINLTQTTSGSYLLMSSLDLARRDLVLNGKEIFEKVKNLAQYARDEINKINGYYAFSEELIDKDTVFDFDRTKLAIFTRDIGLAGIEVYDILRDEYGIQIELGDIANILAIISVGDGALTIERLISALSEIKRLHSKDKSGMFDHEYINPEVILTPQEAFYSSKVSMPINESTGNVCAEFVMCYPPGIPILAPGEKITKEILNYISYAKEKGCFLTGTEDAKIENINVVEAD
- the speE gene encoding polyamine aminopropyltransferase — encoded protein: MELWYTEKHTEDVKFSIKVDRELYTEQSKFQRIDILESKEFGKFFTLDGLMMVTEKDEFIYHDMIVHVPMATNPNIKNVLVIGAGDGGTIRELTRYKTIEKIDMVEIDERVVEVCKKYLPKTAGKLEEERVNIVYEDGLKFVRNKENEYDLIIVDSTDPFGPGEGLFTKEFYGNCYKALSEDGILVNQHESPYYEYYAKSMKDAHEKIQGLFKINKVYQAHIPTYPSGHWLFGFASKKYDPIKDLNAEAWNSLGLKTKYYNTDLHVGCFALPTYVIDMLNENKE